TTATCGAAGAGGTTTTTTTAATTGAAATGTCACTTTTGACATTTCAGTTTTATATTGTGAATATAGGATTTGAATTTGCATTTAATGTAAGAGTAATTCATTTAATGTAAGAGTAATTCATTTAATGTAAGAAAAAATATGTTTTTACATGGGAGGTATAGAAAATGAGAAAACTATTTACATCTGAATCAGTTACAGAAGGCCATCCAGATAAAATGTGTGATCAGATTTCAGATGCTATCTTAGATGCCATACTGGAACAAGATCCTTATGGAAGAGTAGCATGTGAAACTGCAACTACTACAGGTATGGTTTTGGTTATGGGTGAGATATCAACCAATTGTTATATCGATATTTCAAAAATAGTTAGAAATACTGTAAGAGAAATAGGATATACTAGAGCTAAATATGGATTTGACTGCGATACTTGTTCGGTAATAAGTTCGATTGATGAACAATCATCGGATATAGCTATGGGAGTTGATAAAGCCTTAGAAGCCAAGGAAGGTTCAATGGAAGCCATAGAAGCTATAGGCGCTGGAGATCAGGGCATGATGTTCGGATTTGCTACAAATGAAACTCAAGAATACATGCCTATGCCAATAAGCCTTGCTCACAAACTTGCAAAAAGATTAGCACAGGTTAGAAAAGATAAAATTTTAGATTATTTAAGGCCAGATGGAAAAACTCAAGTTACTATAGAATATGAGGACAATAAACCAGTTAGAGTTGATACCATAGTAGTATCTACTCAGCATGACGAAATGGTAACTAGAAAACAAATTGAAACAGACATAATAAACAATGTAATAAGACCTGTTGTACCACGAGAGTTTTTAGATTATAAAACTAAGTATTTTATAAATCCAACAGGAAGATTTGTTGTTGGAGGTCCTCAGGGAGATTCTGGACTTACAGGAAGAAAGATAATAGTAGATACCTACGGTGGTTATGGAAGACATGGCGGCGGTGCTTTTTCTGGTAAAGATCCAACCAAGGTTGATAGATCTGCTGCTTATGCTGCAAGGTGGGTAGCAAAAAATTTAGTGGCTGCAGGTATTGCAGATAAGTTGGAAATACAACTTGCTTATGCTATTGGTGTAGCAAAGCCTGTATCTATAACTGTAGATACTTTTGGTACAGGAAATATACCGGAAGAAAAAATAGTAGATATAGTAAATAAGGTATTTGATTTGAGACCAGCTGCTATAATAAAAGATTTAAATCTTAGAAGACCTATATATAGGCAAGTTGCGGCTTATGGACATTTTGGAAGAACTGATATTGATGTACCTTGGGAAAGATTAGATAAAGTTGAAGAAATAAAAAAATATATGTAAATAATGAAAAGCTCTATATTGTAGTATGATATAGAGCTTTTTTAATATGTTAGATTAAGACAAAGTTTAATGTGGTATAATTATTTATAAACATATGATTTTGTTTGTAAATAGGAGTAGGAGAGATTCTATGCAAGAATTACAGGGAATTGTAGAGAGTATAATATTTCAAAATAAAGATAATGGGTATGTAGTTGCTAAAATAAGAGAAAATAAAGACGTAGTAACTATAGTAGGATGTATACCTAATATAATTGAAGGACAAAATTTGAAGGCTGTAGGGGAATGGGTTCTTCATCCTCAGTTTGGAAATCAATTTAAGGTGCAGGCTTTTGAAGAAATAATACCTAGTACTACTATTGGCATAGAGAGATATTTGGCATCTGGGATAATAGCAGGAATAGGCCCTGTAACAGCAAAGAAAATAGTAGAGAAGTTTGGTGAAAATACTCTTCAAATATTGGACAATAACATAGGAAGGCTAAAAGAAATAGAAGGTATAGGAACA
The genomic region above belongs to Clostridium sp. AWRP and contains:
- the metK gene encoding methionine adenosyltransferase → MRKLFTSESVTEGHPDKMCDQISDAILDAILEQDPYGRVACETATTTGMVLVMGEISTNCYIDISKIVRNTVREIGYTRAKYGFDCDTCSVISSIDEQSSDIAMGVDKALEAKEGSMEAIEAIGAGDQGMMFGFATNETQEYMPMPISLAHKLAKRLAQVRKDKILDYLRPDGKTQVTIEYEDNKPVRVDTIVVSTQHDEMVTRKQIETDIINNVIRPVVPREFLDYKTKYFINPTGRFVVGGPQGDSGLTGRKIIVDTYGGYGRHGGGAFSGKDPTKVDRSAAYAARWVAKNLVAAGIADKLEIQLAYAIGVAKPVSITVDTFGTGNIPEEKIVDIVNKVFDLRPAAIIKDLNLRRPIYRQVAAYGHFGRTDIDVPWERLDKVEEIKKYM